One window from the genome of Grus americana isolate bGruAme1 chromosome 2, bGruAme1.mat, whole genome shotgun sequence encodes:
- the RAD54B gene encoding DNA repair and recombination protein RAD54B isoform X2 translates to MYLPTSGTAKEEAAQEEPDCLAKYFSVVWCKASKKKHKKWEGDAVLITKGKSVILKDMEGKDIGRGTGYKSKELDSLDEGQTLMVGGKEIEVMGVISADDFSSGRCFQAAIGTHDTVPTALSQTNMKPFCKPFKSVCQPSTKDNVLRDSQSYKPRHDPNASNSLVMPKPNASHQWTFNKAGLPMVDVVVDPYIANNLRPHQKEGIIFLYECVMGMRVSGRFGAILADEMGLGKTLQCIALVWTLLRQGVYGCKPVLKRALIVTPGSLVKNWKKEFQKWLGSERIKVFAVDQEHKVEEFIGSPLYSVLIISYEMLLRSLDQIQAIEFNLLICDEGHRLKNSSIKTTTALTSLSCERRIILTGTPIQNDLQEFYALIEFVNPGILGSLSTYRKIYEEPIVRSREPSATKEEKELGEKRAAELTRLTGLFILRRTQEVINRFLPPKKESIIFCRPTALQLELYRKLLSSRVIRSCLQGRLENSPHLICIGVLKKLCNHPCLLFKAIKEKSCDPMSDEHDESSLYEGLIDVFPQDYTLDTFSERDSGKLQVLVKLLAAIHELNSSERVVLVSNYTQTLNILQETCKRYGYSYTRLDGHTPVSQRQQIVDTFNSKFSPAFIFLLSSKAGGVGLNLVGASHLILYDIDWNPATDIQAMARVWRDGQKRTVYIYRLLTTGSIEEKIYQRQISKQDLSGAVVDLSKTSEHIHFSIEELRNLFTLHEDSSCVTHDLLECNCMGKKDHQNPSSEKSSVSRSCQLGQNQGKTNSKKPLSMSQLMQWKHFSGQHQTLADPFLEKIKENVSFIFQNVTSPTSFT, encoded by the exons GTACTGGATATAAATCTAAAGAGCTAGACAGTCTTGATGAAGGTCAAACACTGATggttggaggaaaagaaattgaagtGATGGGTGTCATTTCAGCAGATGACTTCAGCAGTGGCAGGTGTTTTCAGGCTGCAATAGGGACTCATGACACAGTCCCAACTGCTTTATCTCAAACTAATATGAAACCATTCTGTAAACCATTCAAAAGTGTCTGTCAACCCAGTACTAAAGACAACGTGCTCAGAGATTCTCAGAGCTACAAACCTCGTCACGATCCAAATGCTTCAA ATTCTCTAGTTATGCCAAAACCAAATGCAAGTCATCAGTGGACGTTCAATAAGGCTGGTTTACCTATGGTGGATGTAGTTGTGGATCCTTACATTGCAAATAATCTCCGACCACATCAGAAAGaaggaattatatttttatatgaatgtGTAATGGGAATGag AGTTAGTGGCAGATTTGGAGCTATTCTTGCTGATGAAATGGGCTTAGGAAAAACACTGCAATGCATTGCACTTGTCTGGACTCTTCTGCGTCAAGGGGTGTATGGATGCAAACCTGTATTAAAGCGAGCACTAATTGTCACCCCTGGGAGTCTGgtaaaaaactggaaaaaagaatttcagaaatggTTGGGAAGTGAAAGGATCAAAGTCTTTGCAGTTGATCAG GAACATAAAGTAGAAGAATTCATTGGTTCTCCACTTTATTCAGTTTTGATAATCAGTTATGAGATGCTACTGCGATCTTTGGATCAAATTCAGGCTATAGAATTTAACCTCCTAATCTGTGATGAAGGACATCGTCTGAAAAATAGCTCTATTAAGACAACTACAGCCCTCACTAGTCTGTCTTGTGAGAGGAGAATTATCCTTACTG gtACTCCAATCCAAAATGACTTGCAAGAATTTTATGCATTAATAGAGTTTGTGAATCCAGGAATACTTGGTTCTTTATccacatacagaaaaatatacgAGGAACCAATTGTCAGGTCTAGAGAACCTTCAGCAACAAAg gaagaaaaggaattaggagaaaaaagagcCGCAGAACTCACACGCCTCACTGGGCTCTTTATTCTTAGGAGAACACAGGAGGTTATAAACAGATTTCTGCCCCCTAAAAAGGAGAGCATAATCTTCTGCCGACCAACAGCACTGCAACTTGAATTGTATCGAAAACTGCTTAGTTCTCGAGTTATTCGTTCCTGTCTACAAGGCAGGCTGGAAAACAGTCCTCACCTAATATGTATAGGAGTTTTGAAAAAACTTTGCAATCATCCATGTCTTCTGTTTAAAGCTATAAAG GAAAAAAGCTGTGATCCTATGTCTGATGAACATGATGAGTCCAGTCTCTACGAAGGTCTGATAGATGTTTTTCCACAAGACTATACTTTGGATACTTTCTCTGAAAGGGATTCAGGAAAATTGCAGGTGCTGGTGAAGTTGTTGGCAGCAATCCATGAGCTTAACTCTTCTGAAAG AGTTGTACTGGTATCCAATTACACTCAAACATTAAACATATTACAAGAGACATGCAAACGTTATGGATACTCTTACACTAGACTTGATGGACATACTCCTGTCTCCCAGAGGCAACAGATTGTTGATACTTTTAATAGTAAATTCAGTCCAGCTTTTATCTTTTTGCTGAGTTCAAAGGCTGGTGGAGTAGGACTGAATCTGGTTGGAGCATCTCATTTGATCCTGTATGATATCGACTGGAATCCAGCTACAGATATTCAG GCAATGGCCAGAGTGTGGAGAGATGGTCAGAAACGCACTGTATATATCTACAGACTGCTAACCACAG GCTCaatagaagaaaagatttatcaAAGACAGATCAGCAAACAAGACCTTTCTGGGGCAGTTGTAGACCTTTCCAAGACGTCGGAACACATCCATTTTTCTATAGAGGAGCTTAGAAATCTCTTTACTCTTCATGAAGATTCCAGCTGTGTTACCCATGACTTGCTTGAGTGCAACTGTATGGGAAAGAAAGACCATCAAA atcctTCCTCAGAAAAGTCTTCTGTATCTAGAAGTTGCCAGCTTGGCCAAAACCAAGGGAAGACTAATTCAAAGAAACCGCTCTCCATGTCACAGTTGATGCAATGGAAAcatttctctgggcaacatcAGACTCTAGCTGATCCTTTCCTTGAAAAGATAAAAGAgaatgtttctttcattttccagaatGTAACCAGTCCAACTTCCTTCACCTAA